In Leptospira stimsonii, a single window of DNA contains:
- a CDS encoding DNA-processing protein DprA, with the protein MNLLVLADPKVSQFCFRTRIFKKWNSWEQAENDLRSSLPESILKNAMVSAGKISDEVRELGFDFISFFDEEYPPLLKEIFDPPLILFIKGNRNILRENFAAVVGTREPSPISSFASTLLPSFLKTQGFFGIVSGLAKGIDAVSMRYALDEGLDVIGVLGTGPETEYPNENKNLYRSMKESDRALILTEYPPGHVPLKYSFPKRNRIITGICSSVFIMEAPEKSGAISSAHNAIEQNRQIFIFSHPSQTRNQGGELLIREGADVLDLKTISLGMEEVFHSNELLPDSQSEIPGMLAELSKKRFSGEWNHIGSGYYARKTNSQSLLPGL; encoded by the coding sequence ATGAATCTCCTCGTTTTAGCAGATCCGAAAGTTTCCCAATTTTGTTTTCGGACAAGAATTTTCAAAAAATGGAATTCTTGGGAACAAGCGGAAAACGATTTACGTTCTTCTCTTCCCGAATCGATTTTGAAGAACGCGATGGTTTCCGCAGGAAAAATCTCGGACGAAGTGCGCGAACTCGGATTCGATTTTATTTCCTTTTTCGACGAGGAATATCCACCGCTCTTAAAAGAAATCTTTGATCCGCCTCTGATTCTTTTTATAAAAGGAAATCGAAACATACTTAGAGAGAATTTCGCGGCAGTAGTGGGAACGAGAGAGCCATCTCCTATTTCCTCTTTCGCTTCGACGTTACTTCCTTCTTTTCTTAAAACCCAAGGTTTTTTCGGAATCGTTTCCGGTCTCGCGAAAGGTATCGACGCGGTTTCTATGCGTTATGCGCTTGATGAAGGTTTGGATGTAATCGGAGTTCTTGGAACCGGACCCGAAACGGAATATCCTAACGAAAATAAAAATTTGTATCGGAGCATGAAAGAATCGGATCGCGCTTTGATTCTTACCGAATATCCTCCGGGCCATGTCCCATTAAAATATTCTTTTCCAAAACGAAATCGAATCATCACCGGAATCTGTTCTTCCGTTTTTATTATGGAGGCTCCGGAAAAATCGGGAGCCATTTCTTCCGCACACAATGCTATCGAACAGAATCGTCAGATCTTTATTTTTTCTCATCCGAGCCAAACCCGAAATCAGGGCGGAGAACTTTTGATTCGCGAAGGAGCGGACGTCTTGGATCTGAAAACCATCTCTTTGGGAATGGAAGAAGTCTTTCACTCGAACGAGCTTTTGCCCGATTCTCAATCGGAGATTCCAGGAATGCTTGCAGAACTTTCAAAGAAACGTTTTTCTGGCGAGTGGAATCACATCGGATCCGGTTATTATGCGAGAAAAACGAATTCCCAATCTTTACTCCCAGGCCTTTGA
- a CDS encoding tetratricopeptide repeat protein, translating to MSKNILRVLIILIVFLFVSCERSKNFGFQNRGERPPTVEDLEAWKERLALNEAEIIELEKKISTMVQKTRSAGALSWKIAQGYMKIGDYDMGVKYYNRALKENNEGKKVEIVGAELHFFEPAIPFFEKALLLKPIDQQLLYETALAYANASKDRGWETVRRQIAIDLFTHLAIQDPRDSRFPFQLALIYFDSSMPDSSWEGVSAGFHDQDKALRILDDILKKEFRNVPARFAKANFLYRLGKSEDAKEEYLKIKKTIEELNEAGLVREGLDKNDSYQNVLQNLKKISENSAKEE from the coding sequence ATGTCAAAAAACATTCTACGTGTTCTCATCATTCTTATCGTTTTTCTTTTCGTTTCCTGCGAAAGATCCAAAAACTTCGGTTTTCAAAATCGAGGAGAAAGGCCCCCCACAGTGGAAGATTTGGAAGCCTGGAAGGAAAGATTGGCTCTCAACGAAGCAGAGATCATCGAATTGGAAAAGAAAATATCAACGATGGTACAAAAGACAAGATCCGCGGGCGCCTTGAGTTGGAAAATCGCGCAGGGTTATATGAAAATCGGCGACTATGATATGGGAGTTAAATACTACAATCGCGCCCTCAAGGAAAATAACGAAGGAAAGAAGGTGGAAATCGTAGGCGCCGAACTTCATTTCTTCGAACCTGCGATTCCTTTTTTTGAAAAGGCACTTCTTCTCAAACCAATCGACCAACAGCTGTTATACGAAACGGCGCTCGCTTATGCGAACGCCTCTAAGGACAGGGGCTGGGAAACCGTACGGAGACAGATCGCGATCGATCTTTTTACGCACCTCGCGATCCAAGATCCGAGGGATTCCCGATTTCCGTTTCAATTGGCTTTGATCTATTTCGATTCTTCCATGCCCGATTCTTCTTGGGAAGGTGTGTCCGCCGGGTTCCACGATCAGGACAAGGCGTTGAGAATTCTGGACGATATTCTTAAAAAAGAATTTAGAAACGTTCCCGCTCGTTTTGCAAAAGCAAACTTCTTATACAGACTCGGAAAATCCGAAGACGCAAAGGAAGAATATCTGAAAATCAAAAAGACGATCGAAGAATTGAACGAGGCCGGTTTGGTTCGAGAAGGTCTGGATAAGAACGATTCTTATCAGAACGTCCTTCAAAATTTAAAAAAGATCTCCGAGAATTCAGCGAAAGAAGAATGA
- a CDS encoding DoxX family membrane protein, protein MKKIGKIVYAVPFAIFGLFHFLSAPAMSGMVPPYIPFPVIWVYLLGLALIAAAVSIITGIKTHLATILLAVLLGIFIVLVHLPGAVAGNQMSTVSLLKDLSLLGAALLIAGSTKD, encoded by the coding sequence ATGAAAAAAATAGGTAAAATCGTATATGCGGTTCCCTTTGCGATTTTCGGATTGTTCCATTTCCTTTCCGCTCCGGCGATGTCCGGCATGGTCCCTCCCTACATTCCGTTTCCGGTGATCTGGGTTTATCTTCTCGGTTTGGCGCTGATCGCCGCGGCGGTCTCCATCATTACGGGAATCAAAACTCATCTCGCAACCATTCTTCTCGCGGTTCTTCTCGGGATTTTTATCGTTTTGGTTCACCTTCCGGGCGCGGTCGCGGGAAATCAAATGTCAACCGTATCCCTTCTCAAAGATCTCTCTTTGCTTGGAGCGGCTCTTTTGATCGCTGGTTCTACGAAAGACTAA
- a CDS encoding GNAT family N-acetyltransferase, with product MDIKKLDKSDSHWIYLLENTCFGADAWTEEMILSHFLESEGVGVKDLGYVLYKIIGEEIEIFKVAIHPSQRREGRAKRLLESLLNAQRGRTFFLEVSSHNLSAIGLYTSCGFQRIHIRKHYYNDGSDALVFKKIPADDFENYSFDVPS from the coding sequence TTGGATATAAAAAAACTCGATAAATCGGATTCGCACTGGATCTACCTCCTCGAAAACACTTGTTTTGGAGCGGATGCTTGGACGGAAGAGATGATACTTTCCCATTTTTTAGAATCGGAAGGGGTCGGGGTCAAGGATCTGGGCTACGTTCTTTACAAAATTATCGGAGAAGAAATCGAAATTTTTAAGGTAGCCATTCATCCTTCTCAGAGAAGAGAGGGAAGAGCAAAGCGACTTTTAGAATCTTTGTTAAACGCACAAAGGGGACGGACTTTTTTCTTAGAGGTTAGTTCCCACAATCTTTCAGCGATCGGTCTTTATACTTCCTGCGGCTTTCAAAGAATTCATATAAGAAAACACTACTATAACGACGGTTCGGACGCGCTCGTTTTCAAAAAAATCCCCGCGGATGATTTTGAAAACTACAGCTTCGACGTTCCGAGTTAG
- a CDS encoding glycoside hydrolase xylanase, translating into MKRIFCNLILISLCGLSTNCFLNPLSQFVTDAIFPTKENCPNCTEQQLIALAAVIKPNANGIKAFGFDLSSSFSNFCASGICAGGITEAESNSTVTVAVPNGAIVSNLVATFSIPANSKLEVAGVTQVSGVTANDFTKPVTYSFIDENGLKKDYTVSVVPAMNGDRVNGVLVIFSSGLDNYWTKCSYGQVYRPGFNDCQGKGSAGDDYGAITDTLSYCSTADASCDDGFSLTSGPLITACQSMQSDLPAMQSLSGVYSAIAPPPADLYSGPNGSLMAGCPGFKTVNPCFAGGAGGIVCLPGFTGIAIDTTLFSETFSGDYWTTTSCTATTAAKISMLGPGLANASVKNLVSSASKRALRCVRRNLS; encoded by the coding sequence ATGAAAAGAATCTTTTGTAATCTCATTTTGATTTCGCTTTGTGGTCTTTCCACAAACTGTTTTTTAAATCCTCTTTCTCAATTTGTCACGGACGCGATTTTTCCAACAAAAGAAAATTGTCCCAATTGCACCGAACAACAGCTTATCGCTCTGGCCGCCGTAATAAAACCGAATGCCAACGGAATCAAAGCCTTCGGGTTCGATCTATCTTCTTCCTTTTCTAATTTTTGCGCCTCGGGAATTTGTGCCGGCGGGATTACGGAAGCTGAGTCGAATTCCACGGTTACGGTCGCGGTTCCGAATGGCGCTATTGTAAGTAATTTGGTCGCGACTTTTTCCATTCCGGCGAATTCCAAACTGGAAGTTGCCGGTGTAACTCAGGTCTCTGGCGTAACTGCAAATGATTTTACCAAACCCGTTACTTATTCGTTCATCGACGAAAACGGATTAAAAAAAGATTATACTGTTTCCGTAGTACCGGCTATGAACGGAGATCGAGTGAACGGCGTCTTAGTTATTTTTTCTTCCGGTTTGGATAATTATTGGACGAAATGTTCTTACGGTCAAGTTTACAGACCTGGTTTCAATGACTGTCAAGGAAAAGGAAGCGCAGGTGATGATTACGGAGCAATTACCGATACTCTCAGTTATTGTTCCACTGCGGACGCGAGTTGTGACGATGGCTTTTCACTAACTTCCGGACCTTTAATAACCGCATGTCAAAGTATGCAAAGCGATTTGCCCGCAATGCAATCGTTGTCCGGAGTTTATTCTGCAATTGCTCCTCCTCCTGCAGATTTATACAGCGGTCCGAATGGCTCATTGATGGCCGGTTGTCCGGGATTTAAAACGGTAAATCCTTGTTTTGCGGGAGGCGCCGGTGGCATTGTCTGTTTGCCAGGATTTACCGGAATTGCAATTGATACGACTTTATTTTCGGAAACTTTTTCCGGGGATTATTGGACAACAACTTCTTGCACTGCTACCACTGCCGCAAAAATTTCAATGCTCGGACCAGGGCTCGCGAATGCTTCAGTGAAGAATCTTGTAAGCTCAGCATCCAAGAGAGCTCTTCGGTGCGTTCGGAGAAACTTGAGTTAA
- a CDS encoding LIC_13076 family protein, with the protein MKIKFYIVLPFYLFVFLSNCKIDQRLSEDKTHRTILASAEATCKVASVEPLYSFLFGLAPVFRKPEPSVPAGQTLRITEFTNWKDYAVTLVGGWAITLVRRTRTIEFCDENLFASSWNPERQSVDQTLYQMAVTGKVVLFLKSGESFSQVRILGFDESSIEVETVVPDPNGGFTDRAILRDGSTVDGKQIGQDDKEVQMENLEGRKITIQKANLHKIDMRVPKTIKEKRNLLKVDISKIAFEDSTKK; encoded by the coding sequence ATGAAAATTAAATTCTACATTGTGTTGCCATTCTACTTATTCGTTTTTCTTTCGAATTGTAAGATCGATCAAAGGTTAAGCGAAGATAAAACTCACAGGACGATCCTTGCGTCCGCGGAAGCAACGTGTAAGGTCGCTTCCGTCGAACCTCTCTATTCATTTTTGTTCGGTTTGGCCCCCGTGTTTCGTAAACCCGAGCCAAGCGTTCCAGCCGGTCAAACCTTAAGAATCACCGAATTCACGAATTGGAAAGACTATGCGGTCACGTTAGTCGGCGGTTGGGCAATCACCCTCGTGAGAAGAACCAGGACGATAGAATTCTGTGACGAGAATTTATTCGCGAGCAGTTGGAATCCGGAAAGACAATCCGTGGATCAGACCCTATATCAGATGGCTGTAACCGGAAAGGTAGTTTTGTTTTTAAAATCGGGAGAATCTTTTTCCCAGGTTCGAATTCTCGGATTTGACGAAAGTTCCATCGAAGTGGAAACGGTCGTTCCCGATCCGAACGGCGGGTTTACGGATCGCGCGATCCTCAGAGACGGTTCCACGGTCGACGGAAAACAGATCGGTCAGGACGACAAAGAAGTTCAGATGGAGAATTTAGAAGGAAGAAAAATTACCATTCAGAAGGCAAATCTGCATAAGATCGATATGAGGGTTCCGAAAACGATCAAAGAAAAAAGAAATCTTTTAAAGGTAGATATTTCCAAGATCGCATTCGAAGATTCTACGAAAAAATAA
- the ispF gene encoding 2-C-methyl-D-erythritol 2,4-cyclodiphosphate synthase: MYRIGNGIDFHKLEINAERPLVLGGIECESEFALVGHSDADIILHAISDAVLGALALGDIGQHFPDTDPKIKNIDSKIILSKCLELMREKKFELINVDCTVIGERPKIAPLKERITKSLSNLLSLPADCVSVKATTTEKMGALGRQEGLGTFCTILLGKKNSVE; the protein is encoded by the coding sequence ATGTATCGAATCGGAAACGGAATCGATTTTCACAAATTGGAAATCAACGCGGAACGCCCTCTCGTTTTGGGAGGAATCGAATGCGAATCGGAATTCGCGCTCGTAGGCCACTCGGATGCCGACATCATTCTTCATGCAATCTCGGACGCAGTCTTGGGAGCTCTGGCCCTCGGCGATATCGGACAACATTTTCCGGACACCGATCCGAAAATAAAAAACATCGATAGTAAGATCATTCTCTCCAAGTGTTTGGAACTCATGCGTGAAAAAAAATTCGAACTGATCAACGTGGACTGTACCGTGATCGGTGAAAGACCGAAAATCGCGCCGCTCAAAGAAAGGATTACAAAATCCTTAAGTAATCTTTTGTCCCTTCCTGCTGATTGTGTCTCTGTCAAGGCGACTACGACCGAAAAAATGGGAGCGCTCGGTCGTCAAGAGGGGTTGGGAACCTTTTGTACGATTCTTCTTGGAAAGAAGAATTCAGTTGAATAG